The Oryza sativa Japonica Group chromosome 11, ASM3414082v1 DNA window CGAAACACCACGTACGTAGAGTAGATCAGCGAGAAtggcctcctcttcttctccatccCATCTGCACCTCCTCATACTCTTCTTCTTCGCCATAGCCGCCTCCTCTCTATTGTCCACCGCGACCTCCACGCGCGCCTCGCCGGCCGACACTGCCGTCGGCGGCATCGCCGCCAAGGTGTACACCAAGGTGTGCGACGCGACGAGGTTCGCCGGCCTGGGCCTGAACATGACGGAGTTCCGCTACTGCGACGCGTCGCTGCCGTACGCCGACCGTGTCCGCGACCTCATCGGCCGGATGACCGTGGAGGAGAAGGTCGGCGCCCTCGGCGACTGGACCGACGGCGCTGCCCGCATCGGCCTGCCGGCGTACAGGTGGTGGTCGGAGGCGCTGCATGGCCTCTCCAGCACCGGCCCCACCACCAAGTTCGACGACCTCGCCACGCCGCACCTCCACTCCGGCGTCTCCGCCGTCTACAACGCCACCGTCTTCGCCAACGTCATCAACAGCGCCGCCTCCTTCAACGAGACCCTCTGGAAATCCATCGGCCAGGTTGGTTACAATTTACAATTCATCGATCATCTCTTCATTTCAATCTATAGATCATACAAATCTATAtgaattttgttcaaatttgtaGGCTGTGTCGACGGAGGCGAGGGCGATGTACAACATGGGGAAGGGAGGGCTGACGTACTGGAGCCCCAACATCAACGTGGTGCGCGACCCGAGGTGGGGGAGAGCTCTGGAGACGCCCGGCGAGGACCCGTACGTCGTCGGCCGCTACGCCGTCAACTTCGTCCGCGGCATGCAGGACATCCCCGGGCACgaggcggtcgccgccggcggcgaccctaaCACGCGGCCGCTCAAGACGTCGGCGTGCTGCAAGCACTACGCCGCCTACGACCTCGACGACTGGCACAACCACACGCGGTTCGAGTTCGACGCGCGCGTCGATGAGCGCGACATGGTGGAGACGTTCCAGCGGCCATTCGAGATGTGCgtccgcgacggcgacgtgaGCAGCGTCATGTGCTCGTACAACCGCGTCAACGGCATCCCGGCGTGCGCCGACGCGCGCCTCCTGTCGCAGACCATCCGCCGCGACTGGGGCCTCCACGGCTACATCGTCTCCGACTGCGACGCCGTCCGCGTCATGACCGACAACGCCACCTGGCTCGGCTACACCGGCGCCGaggccagcgccgccgcgctcaaGGCTGGCCTCGACCTCGACTGCGGCGAGAGCTGGAAGAACGACACCGACGGCCACCCGCTCATGGACTTCCTCACCACCTACGGCATGGAGGCCGTCAACAAGGGCAAGATGAGGGAGTCCGACATTGACAACGCCCTCACCAACCAGTACATGACGCTCATGAGGCTCGGCTACTTCGACGACATCGCCCAGTACTCCTCCCTCGGCAGGCAGGACATCTGCACCGACCAACACAAGACCCTCGCCCTTGACGGCGCACGCCAGGGCATCGTCCTCCTCAAGAACGACAACAAGCTGCTGCCGCTCGACGCCAACAAGGTTGGCTTCGTCAATGTCCGTGGCCCTCATGTCCAGGCCCCTGAGAAGATCATGGATGGAGACTACACAGGTACGTAGGTCGTCAAATGCAAAAATTCTCACTTATGTTACTGTTCATGGTCCGACAATGGCATCATGTTACTGAACATTATTGattgatactttttttttcattgttgaaATGCTTGACAAACCTTGATGTTACTACTGTTCATGATCCGACAATGGCTCAATCAATTACAGAAAAATGTTACTGAATACTACTTTGAAATGCAGGTCCTCCGTGCCGATACGTGACGCCGCGCCAAGGTGTAAGCAAGTATGTGAGGTTTTCGCATCGCGCCAACACTACCATCTACTTCGGAGGCCTAAACCTCAACATTGAGAGGGAGGGCAACGACAGGGAGGACATTCTCCTGCCCAAGAACCAGACAGAGGAGATCATCCGTGTCGCCAAGGCGTCGCCGAACCCGATCATCCTTGTCATCTTGTCAGGAGGTGGCATCGACGTCTCCTTCGCGCAGAACAACCCCAAGATCGGCGCCATCCTCTGGGCTGGGTACCCTGGTGGTGAAGGAGGCAATGCCATTGCAGATGTCATCTTTGGAAAACACAATCCAAGTAATTCAGAATGCAAATCACAtcattattttattcttttgacacatcaaatctcaaaatcaaatGTTCTTTGATTGAACAGGTGGGAGGCTGCCATTGACATGGTTCAAGAACAAGTACATCTACCAGCTGCCCATGACATCCATGGATCTCCGGCCGGTGGCGAAGCACGGCTACCCTGGAAGGACATACAAGTTCTACGACGGCCCGGACGTGCTCTACCCGTTCGGCTACGGCCTCAGCTACACCAAGTTCCTCTACGAGATGGGCACCAACGGCACCGCCCTCAtcgtccccgtcgccggcggccactgcAAGAAGCTCAGCTACAAGTCCGGCGTGTCAACCGCACCGGCATGCCCGGCGATCAACGTGAACGGCCACGTGTGCACCGAGACCGTCAGCTTCAACGTGAGCGTCACCAacggcggcgacacgggcggcagccACCCGGTGATCGTGTTCAGCAAGCCGCCGGCGGAGGTGGACGACGCGCCGATGAAGCAGGTGGTGGCGTTCAAGAGCGTGTTCGTCCCGGCGTGGAGCACGGTAAGCGTGAGCTTCGAGCTCAACGTGTGCAAGGCGTTCGGCATCGTCGAGAAGACGGCCTACACCGTCGTGCCGTCCGGCGTCAGCACCATCCTCGTCGAGAACGTCGACTCGTCGGTGTCTTTCCCAGTCAAGATCGACTTCGCTATTTAGACAAtcttaattaaatatatattcagGTGTCTGTTTAGATTCTTTTAGGCAATGAGGTATTTGTTTTTAAGTTCTTTTTTCCTCTAAACTGCCATATACTGTCATACGTTTAGAATCGTACTCCAAAATTGGAGTGTTAAGTGTCAATATGTTTAGGCTTCCATGTTACAATTGGAACATATATGGTCATAGAAGTTGAAAAGTTTAGCAGTTTCATATCTTCTGTTCTTGACACGTATGTGATTTACCAACTATAATTAAGCTCTCCTGCGTATCATGTCACCGTACGTCGTGCCGTCCGGCGTCAGCACCGTCCGCATCGAGAACGGCGACCCATCGGTGTCTTTCCCCGTCAGCATGCTGAATGTAACTGTCTTTTCTAGGCTCCAATATTATTCAGTATGCTGAATGTACCTATCTTTTCTATGACTTTGATGTTACCAAtctctcatcttttcgcttatgtttatacttatcagtcaaaatttgaattttcaaccttaaattttaAGCCGATTTTAAGATtgttttatcgaagtttatttttcagcccttcGTTTTTTCATCAAAGCAGTGCCATACCTGCTTACATCTTTCTTGAACCATGCATGTTCAGTCGTTCAGTCCCTTCGTGAAAATTTCCTGAAAGTTATATTTTCTCATGCTCAGTCCCTTTATGAAAATTTTCTgaaagtatatttttttatgaaagctTTGCATGGATCTTTCTGGAACTAGTTCTTCAGTTCTGAaactaaggctgcgttcgttcaTTCAGGTGAGATTGGGTGAGAAAGCGcatcgttttccgcgcacacgctgcccaaactactaaacggtacattttttgcaaaaaaattttataggaaagttgctttaaaaaatcatattaatctatttttgaaatctaaaatagttaatactcataTTAAtttcgttttacgtatcttcccaatcttttCAACCCCCTTCTTCTCGAGCTCAGTTTTCTGCTCTGAAACTAAAACCTCGTGGAGTTTTTTCAGTATTGTGGCACATAAATGTAACTTGCCAACTTTGAAAAGagatttgtttgaattttttttaacttatatCGAGCTTTCACAAAT harbors:
- the LOC4351177 gene encoding probable beta-D-xylosidase 2; translation: MASSSSPSHLHLLILFFFAIAASSLLSTATSTRASPADTAVGGIAAKVYTKVCDATRFAGLGLNMTEFRYCDASLPYADRVRDLIGRMTVEEKVGALGDWTDGAARIGLPAYRWWSEALHGLSSTGPTTKFDDLATPHLHSGVSAVYNATVFANVINSAASFNETLWKSIGQAVSTEARAMYNMGKGGLTYWSPNINVVRDPRWGRALETPGEDPYVVGRYAVNFVRGMQDIPGHEAVAAGGDPNTRPLKTSACCKHYAAYDLDDWHNHTRFEFDARVDERDMVETFQRPFEMCVRDGDVSSVMCSYNRVNGIPACADARLLSQTIRRDWGLHGYIVSDCDAVRVMTDNATWLGYTGAEASAAALKAGLDLDCGESWKNDTDGHPLMDFLTTYGMEAVNKGKMRESDIDNALTNQYMTLMRLGYFDDIAQYSSLGRQDICTDQHKTLALDGARQGIVLLKNDNKLLPLDANKVGFVNVRGPHVQAPEKIMDGDYTGPPCRYVTPRQGVSKYVRFSHRANTTIYFGGLNLNIEREGNDREDILLPKNQTEEIIRVAKASPNPIILVILSGGGIDVSFAQNNPKIGAILWAGYPGGEGGNAIADVIFGKHNPSGRLPLTWFKNKYIYQLPMTSMDLRPVAKHGYPGRTYKFYDGPDVLYPFGYGLSYTKFLYEMGTNGTALIVPVAGGHCKKLSYKSGVSTAPACPAINVNGHVCTETVSFNVSVTNGGDTGGSHPVIVFSKPPAEVDDAPMKQVVAFKSVFVPAWSTVSVSFELNVCKAFGIVEKTAYTVVPSGVSTILVENVDSSVSFPVKIDFAI